From the Vibrio tubiashii ATCC 19109 genome, the window AAAGGCTCAGCTATAAATTAGCTGGCTTGTTTCACTTGTAAGTACTCTGTTTCGGCTAAAATTTCTTTGGTCATCTTAATGCACTTACCACATTGGCTACCCAGCGCGGTGCATTTC encodes:
- a CDS encoding (2Fe-2S)-binding protein; translated protein: MFVCLCHGISDKKIRKLAIDEGVTDIKGIKKCTALGSQCGKCIKMTKEILAETEYLQVKQAS